A genomic segment from Methanobrevibacter ruminantium encodes:
- a CDS encoding V4R domain-containing protein: MENEEKTIRPKAIQIFAKAPGELGVKVVKSPVKLTILSMLKDTDMEFDEIVKNTGKSKSTISVHLKSLREDGIVSYRFDANDHRKKIFFINSKFLGEVQSGDEKELEERQAEFLVKNIMDVDNFKFSFLLFHTLRSNLIQEGININPVLNQSGKNIGAAMYEKLYEEDINKFCNNIIQFWDDNGLGKLEIELGDIINITAYECFECSLLPKKGKPTCYLDAGIFEALFSNYLKKDVDVTEVKCFTMGDDCCNFLVESPDGEAFAF, from the coding sequence ATGGAAAATGAAGAAAAGACTATCAGACCAAAAGCAATTCAAATTTTTGCAAAGGCTCCTGGTGAGCTTGGTGTAAAGGTAGTTAAAAGTCCAGTGAAATTAACAATTCTTTCAATGTTGAAAGACACTGATATGGAATTTGACGAAATTGTTAAAAACACTGGAAAATCCAAATCTACCATTTCCGTTCATTTGAAATCATTAAGGGAAGATGGAATCGTAAGTTACAGATTCGATGCAAACGATCACAGAAAGAAAATCTTCTTCATCAATTCAAAATTCTTAGGTGAAGTCCAATCAGGAGATGAAAAGGAATTGGAAGAAAGACAAGCTGAATTCTTGGTTAAAAATATCATGGATGTAGACAACTTCAAGTTCTCTTTCCTATTGTTCCATACCTTGAGATCTAACTTAATTCAAGAAGGAATCAACATAAACCCTGTATTAAACCAATCAGGTAAGAATATTGGAGCAGCAATGTATGAAAAGCTTTATGAAGAAGACATCAACAAGTTCTGTAACAATATCATTCAATTCTGGGATGACAATGGTTTAGGCAAACTCGAAATAGAATTGGGAGATATCATTAACATTACTGCTTATGAATGTTTCGAATGCAGTTTGCTTCCTAAAAAAGGTAAACCAACCTGTTACTTAGATGCAGGTATTTTTGAAGCATTATTCTCAAACTATCTTAAAAAGGATGTTGACGTAACTGAAGTTAAATGTTTCACCATGGGTGATGACTGCTGCAATTTTTTAGTGGAATCCCCAGATGGGGAAGCTTTCGCTTTCTAA
- a CDS encoding site-2 protease family protein, which produces MNGIYYYVIAFILIWTIAIVFKNQLTDHGVEVNFPILMWRTQRLRGFIDRLANRAPRFWKWYMNLGIVISTGFMILMAGALVYSLKTLVDAPTVSLVVPGVEVPGSPIFIPLLAGLIAIATVLIVHEFSHGILSRVEKININSIGLLLFAIIPGAFVEPDEEELNELSRPAKMRIYVAGSMANLTLAAIAMIIMMVISSFIVPMVFEDDGVVINRLTSDGNAINHMSEGMVIRSINNLTVNDMASFQKATNTLKPNETVNIHTDQGDYSFQLKSNPMNRSLGFMGVQVNTNNVIADGFDNQFYTPLLWILMPLSELLFWIYFLNFAIGTFNLLPMKPLDGGHLLENLLSYIMPESAYKPIVTFMSFFMGIIIVVSLVVGVVGPPF; this is translated from the coding sequence ATGAACGGTATATATTATTATGTGATAGCTTTCATTCTCATATGGACTATTGCAATTGTATTTAAAAACCAGCTTACAGACCATGGAGTTGAAGTTAATTTTCCTATTTTGATGTGGAGAACACAAAGGTTAAGAGGTTTTATAGATAGATTGGCCAATCGTGCTCCAAGATTTTGGAAATGGTACATGAATTTAGGAATCGTTATCTCAACCGGATTCATGATTTTAATGGCTGGTGCCTTGGTCTATTCATTAAAGACATTGGTGGATGCTCCTACAGTTAGTTTAGTCGTTCCAGGAGTTGAAGTCCCAGGCTCCCCTATATTCATTCCATTGCTTGCTGGACTTATTGCTATTGCAACAGTTCTGATAGTTCATGAATTCAGTCACGGAATCTTATCAAGAGTGGAAAAAATCAATATAAATTCAATAGGGCTCTTGTTGTTTGCGATTATTCCCGGGGCTTTTGTAGAACCTGATGAAGAGGAATTGAATGAATTAAGCCGCCCAGCCAAGATGAGAATTTATGTAGCAGGGTCTATGGCAAATTTAACCTTAGCAGCTATTGCAATGATTATCATGATGGTCATTTCTTCATTTATCGTGCCTATGGTGTTTGAAGATGATGGGGTTGTCATTAACAGATTGACTTCAGATGGAAATGCCATTAATCATATGTCTGAAGGGATGGTAATCAGATCAATAAATAATCTCACTGTAAATGACATGGCGTCTTTTCAGAAAGCTACAAATACCTTAAAGCCAAATGAAACGGTTAATATTCACACGGATCAAGGAGATTACAGTTTCCAATTGAAATCAAATCCTATGAACAGATCCTTAGGCTTTATGGGAGTCCAAGTCAATACAAACAACGTTATTGCAGATGGCTTTGACAATCAGTTCTACACTCCTTTATTATGGATTTTAATGCCTTTAAGTGAGTTATTGTTTTGGATTTATTTCCTGAATTTTGCTATCGGCACTTTCAACTTGCTTCCAATGAAACCTTTGGATGGAGGTCATTTGCTTGAAAATCTCTTGTCCTACATAATGCCTGAAAGCGCTTATAAGCCAATTGTAACATTCATGTCTTTCTTTATGGGAATAATTATTGTGGTTAGTCTGGTTGTCGGAGTGGTTGGACCCCCATTCTAA
- a CDS encoding FprA family A-type flavoprotein, which yields MKAKAQKIGDGVYWIGVLDWDLRSYHGYTLDGTTYNAYIVFGEKVAIIDNAYPGKTEEMMARIEDAFEQEGREMKVDYIVQNHVEKDHSGVLYDLWKKFDAPIYCSKIAQGGLLRHYPKLEGADFNIVGTGDALDLGGKTLAFLDAFLLHWPDSMFTLLAEDGILFPNDAFGQHLCFAKRFDTDIPEVVLMDAAQKFYGNLITPLSKKVLNKFDEIIELGLLEQVKMIAPSHGQIWTDPMKIIGAYSDWATGKRAEDKVTIVYDTMHYSTQKMAHEVAEGIIAEGYDVEMYFLHEDERSEIVKSILTSKAVAFGIPTINDFPFPSIGDIIYYLKGLHFNRTGFKRPAVTFGSMGGRGGAVEFIANELTECGFEVLDQQEIYYVPDGEDDDTSFKLGQKLVEEAKKLEL from the coding sequence ATGAAAGCAAAAGCACAAAAAATAGGTGATGGAGTATACTGGATTGGTGTACTTGACTGGGACTTAAGATCTTACCACGGATACACTTTAGATGGAACCACTTACAATGCTTACATTGTATTTGGTGAAAAAGTAGCTATTATTGATAACGCATATCCTGGAAAAACTGAAGAAATGATGGCTCGTATCGAAGACGCATTTGAACAAGAAGGTAGAGAAATGAAAGTAGACTACATCGTTCAAAACCACGTAGAAAAAGATCACAGTGGTGTCTTATACGACTTATGGAAAAAATTCGACGCACCAATTTACTGCAGTAAGATCGCTCAAGGCGGATTACTCAGACACTACCCTAAATTAGAAGGTGCAGATTTCAACATCGTAGGAACTGGAGATGCACTTGACTTAGGCGGTAAAACCTTAGCATTCTTAGATGCTTTCTTGCTTCACTGGCCTGACAGCATGTTCACCTTACTTGCAGAAGATGGAATCTTATTCCCTAACGATGCATTCGGTCAACACTTATGTTTCGCTAAAAGATTTGACACTGACATTCCAGAAGTTGTACTTATGGATGCAGCACAAAAGTTCTACGGTAACTTAATTACCCCATTATCTAAAAAAGTACTTAATAAATTTGATGAAATCATTGAATTAGGCCTTTTAGAACAAGTTAAAATGATTGCTCCTTCTCACGGTCAAATCTGGACTGACCCAATGAAAATCATCGGTGCTTACAGTGACTGGGCAACCGGTAAGAGAGCAGAAGACAAAGTAACCATTGTTTACGATACCATGCACTACTCTACCCAAAAAATGGCTCACGAAGTTGCTGAAGGAATCATTGCAGAAGGATACGATGTGGAAATGTACTTCTTGCATGAAGATGAAAGAAGTGAAATCGTAAAAAGCATCTTAACCAGTAAGGCAGTTGCTTTTGGTATTCCAACCATCAACGATTTCCCATTCCCAAGCATTGGTGACATCATTTACTACTTGAAAGGTCTCCACTTCAACAGAACTGGATTCAAAAGACCTGCTGTTACCTTCGGTTCCATGGGAGGAAGAGGTGGAGCTGTAGAATTCATCGCAAACGAACTCACTGAATGTGGATTCGAAGTTCTCGACCAACAGGAAATCTACTACGTACCTGATGGAGAAGACGATGACACCAGCTTCAAATTAGGTCAAAAATTAGTTGAAGAAGCTAAAAAATTAGAACTTTAA